A stretch of DNA from Caretta caretta isolate rCarCar2 chromosome 24, rCarCar1.hap1, whole genome shotgun sequence:
TGCCTGAATCGTGCTCTCATTTCTGTCCCTGGCCTCGCAGGGAGCCTGGCTGAGACGCGACAGGTGGGGCCTTAGCACAGCTCaggagaggggcaggcagggagcgaaTGAATCCTGCTGCCGAGAAATCGCGGCCAGACCCGAAAATCAGCCTGTCCTGGAGGCGGGCACAAGAGGAGGCTGGTAAGCAGCCTTCACCTTCGCTCCCCCCAGGCCCTGGGACCAGCAGCTTCCTCCCCAGGGCTGGATTCGGTGCTAACGGCGAACCAGGCCTAGGCAGGGGGAGTGCAGCTAAGTGGCAGGAGCAGGTGGCCTCAGCTCTAGGCCTGGCTCTGGCACTGTGTAGCTCTGGGCAGTGCCACCTCTGCCCTGGACCTGCCACGTAACTTCTGGGAAGTGACTTCCCCTGGCGAGGCCTCTTGGTTCCCCTCTGTAAAGTCGGGATCGTTCCAGGGCCGTGGAACTCAACCCCTGGGCTACACTAGCACCCCGACCCCACCGCTCTGCCAACGCCCCATGCTCCCCACCTGCAGCGCACGCACCCCGGGCTACCCTCGTACACGCGTCTCCCCCGAGGTGCCTCCATCCCACCTCCCATTGCAAAGCCGCAGGTGCCTAGAGCTCCCCTGCCAGGCCAGGCCCACCCGCGTCTCCCCCAAATCCCAGAATCTCAGACTAGGCACCGTGCTGTGACACGGGCCGGTGCCCCTCTGAGCTGGGCCTAGAgcagcggctgcctccctccccggaTCTGTCCTGCCCTCCCACGCACCCCTCATCCAAAACCTGCAGCCTCCTGGTGCCGCCCAAGTCCTGACCCGGGCTGGGCTGCTCTCAAATGAGACTGTTCTGGTTACTATAGCAACTCCTAAACTGGGGCCTGACCCCCTCCAGCTGCGTGCGGGAGTGACTCACTGGGGCAGGTGCTGATGGTCTGGCAAGGCCCAGGAAGAAGGGAGGGGGGCCGGGGGCCTGGGCCTGCTGGAATCCAGCCACAGGGTTACCCTGGCACTTTGCACATTTGCATTTCAGAAGTCCCCCACCCTCTGTGTGTTGGCAGAAATCCCCCACCAGCtggctccagctcccccccctgCAAAGGAGAGACAGCcagcttccctgcctcctcccctgcctgcatctCCCATGAATATTTCATGGGCCTTCGACACAGGGACCCAGCGGAGCAGAAGGAGGATATTGATTTTGGACCTTGCCATTTGCTTTGAGAGCTCAGGGCCGGCTCCTTCCCGCCAGCCCTGCAGGCCGGGCTTGGAGGAGAGCGAAGCTCTGCCTGCCGCCCCATTGGCACTAAAGCTGTGCCCTGCGCAGGTCGCCTCCCTCCAGGCCTCCAAGCACAGCACAGCAGGGTGACGGGGCGTGGGCGCACCTCGCTGCTTATCCCTGCAGGGCTCGTGGGAATTTGGCAGTGCTCCTGTGCAAACATTTAGGTGAATTATGGTTGACACAGAGGGGTGGAAGTTGGGGGGTCTCCCCTGCAGTTACTCAGGAGCTGGGCCTGAGGGGGCTGTACCCCAGGGCACAGGGTCCACCCCACGGTTGCGGGAGTCGAAGGAGGCGGTTGTACTGCCTGGGGTACCGTGATGCGCAGGGGGTGCAGCGCTTTCACCACCTCCCTGGGGGACCCTGACTGACTCCAGGGATGAACTTTGCCCATCACAGTTGGGGAGAGGTCGGTGCagagacctgctctgagcaggcgGGTTTGccaccctgtctctgcccgaggcTTGGCAGCAAAGAGGGCAGGGGGAGCCCAGCTCATCTGGGGCAGGACTGCTCCGTGCCCAGGCCTGAGCCCACCCTGCATGGCCACGCGCGTACCCAGGTATCACTTCACGGCGCAGAGGCCCTGAccagcagctccagagcagcgGGGCCAGCAAAAGAAAGCGACATGCACAGGGTTGGGGCGGGCAGTGCCAGGGACACGTGTGCTTTTGTACATATATACACACCGGCTGGCACACAATCCCTTCTGTGTGTGCAGCCACACGCACCCACGCAGCCTTCCACGGGGGCTTGTGCACCTGTACAGCCTCGTACGCAGACGTGtccatccccccttccccacacacgcccccccttccctctctgccTCCGCCAGCTCCCCCGACTCACGCTCTGGTCCTCGTCCTCGCTCCTCATGTGGTCTGCGATGAAGCGCACCCCATCCACCGCCTCCTCCACCCCGCAGCAGCACCTCTGGCTGGGCGCCGGGGCCTGCCCCTGCCGCTCCCGGTAGCCATTGGCGCTGTCAGCCGCCTCGGTGACCTGCCGGCCGGCCCCCACGCCGAGCTTCTTGATGGTGGCCTGGTTGGCGAAGCAGGTGCAGGAGCGGGCGCTCTCCcgcaggcagcagctgctgctggcccgCTCCTGGTTCTGCCGGCGCAGCCGCTGGCGGGCACAGTTCTGGCGCGGCTGCTTCATGAAGAGGATGGTGGGCAGCTTGTCCAGGAAGACCACCTTGACCCAGGGCGGCATGGTGTGCGTGGTGGGCGAGCGGTGGTGCACATTGAGCACGCACACGCTGGTGACGATGGAGAAGGTCACCAGCACCATGGTGAACATCAGGTACTTGCCCACCAGCGGCACGTCCAGCGAGGTGGGTGGCACGATCTTGGAGATGAGCAGCAGGAAGACGGTGAGGGCCAGCAGCACGGAGATGCAGAGCGTCATCTTCTCGCCGCAGTCGGAGGGCAGGTAGAAGACCAGGATGGCCAGCGAGGTGATGAGGATGCAGGGGATGATGAGGTTGATGGTGTAGAAGAGCGGTTTGCGGCGGATGATGAAGTCGTAGGTGATGTCCACGTAGGTGGAGTCGTCGGGGTTCTCGTTCCGCCGCCCCGGCAGAGCGATGATGTCCCACTCGCCGCTAGGCGTGAAGTCGTCCAGGCTGGCCACGTCGCTCTTCAACACCAGGTCGATCTCCGTCCGGTCGTAGGTCCACGAGCGGAACTTCATGGTGCAGTTCTGCTGGTCGAAGGGGAAGTGCTTGACCTCGATTTTGCAGGCGCTCTTGTAGATGGCCGGGGGCAGCCAGAAGATGCTGCCATCGTAGGAGACCACCGCGTTGGAGTAGAAGGAGACCTCGTACATCCCATCGGCactggggagcaggagaagggcCGTGAGGCAGCAGGGATGTCACGCCCCaccaggactgtcctgcccagtgGAGCCGGGCTCCGTCTCCCCAGGCAACAGCCACCGGGACCTGGGGGTAGAGGTGGGAAACACCCAACTGGGTTCCCAGCTCCTGGGGGGCAGTTACAGCTCCTCTGTGGGCCTGGGTGGAGCTGCTGAGATCTGGGACGGCTGGAAGCTGGGGAACAAGATGCTGCCTCTTCCCACAGGGGACCCGTGTCTCACCCCTGAGGCTCCCCCACAAATCGGGCCAAGTCCACCCTGGGCAGAACCCTCAGCCAAAGTGAGTGGTGATAGAGTCTGGAGCCACTGGGGGGTGGGACCCTGGGGGTGGGACCTACTTGTTGTAGAGGACGACATCCGGCAGCCAGATGTGCTTGGAGGGCAGGCGCACCTTCCGCATGTTGTCGAAGTCCCCTGGCTTCCAGGTGAGGCGGTAATCCTCCCACTCCTGCGGAGAGCACGGCACAACCTCAGCACGGGCCtcgccccgccccggccccccaactgcccggccctgTCCCTGCTGCCCAACCGCCCCTGCCACCCAAccggcccggccctgcccctgccccccaactccccggccctgcccctgccgCCCAACTGGCCCAGGttctgcagccccagctctgggccaaCGGGAGGGACCCCAGGCTGGGGCTCCCTCCGccctagggcctgcaccccaccccccaggggcCAGGGCGCTGGCTGGGGAGAGTCCTGCTTGGCGTAGGGTCGGGACCCTCCCCCGCTTCGTTCCTGGagcaggcaggaggctggggggagggcatGGGGGGGATGCAGCGTGGTGGGGGCAGAGTGAGCTGTCCAGGGGGAAGGGGTGACCCCCACCCTGCCCGGCTCTGCTGGGCCCCACGCCAGGCGTCTCACCTGCGTCAGCCACACGTTGGTCGTCATGATCTGCTCCCGCTCGTGCTGCAAACAGAACCACGGCCCGTTAGCAGGGTCgggagcagcagggagccaggcccaggccTCAGCATGGCGTGGgcgcagggggcagggctggggctggccgcTATgggtaggggcagccaggagagAGAGCTCGGAGAGGTCAAACCGCATCCCCCCCCAGCGCGGGCAGCTCAGCCACAGTCCCCGCTGCAGCGGGCTGGGCGGGGAGCGCCGGGAGGGGATTGGGACGAGGGGTGCTCCAGCCGCAGCGCTGGGCCGGACGTAGGGGAGCGTGTGCGTGTCCGTCCGTCCGTCGTCCCCCCCCGCGGGCACAGGCAGGAGCGTGCACAGCAAGCCAGCGTCTCCCTGCGCACGGGGGTGTCCCCAGGTGGTGGGTCTGCACACGCAGGTGCCTGGACGGGGGTGTTTACGGCCTGCGACCGGCGTGAGAGACAGAcgctcagcacagcccaggaa
This window harbors:
- the CHRNB2 gene encoding neuronal acetylcholine receptor subunit beta-2 isoform X1; translated protein: MSRRHGRMQPPSAPLASLLSLCLLGLLRRSLGTDTEERLVEHLLDPSRYNKLIRPATNGSELVTVQLMVSLAQLISVHEREQIMTTNVWLTQEWEDYRLTWKPGDFDNMRKVRLPSKHIWLPDVVLYNNADGMYEVSFYSNAVVSYDGSIFWLPPAIYKSACKIEVKHFPFDQQNCTMKFRSWTYDRTEIDLVLKSDVASLDDFTPSGEWDIIALPGRRNENPDDSTYVDITYDFIIRRKPLFYTINLIIPCILITSLAILVFYLPSDCGEKMTLCISVLLALTVFLLLISKIVPPTSLDVPLVGKYLMFTMVLVTFSIVTSVCVLNVHHRSPTTHTMPPWVKVVFLDKLPTILFMKQPRQNCARQRLRRQNQERASSSCCLRESARSCTCFANQATIKKLGVGAGRQVTEAADSANGYRERQGQAPAPSQRCCCGVEEAVDGVRFIADHMRSEDEDQSVSEDWKYVAMVIDRLFLWIFVFVCVFGTIGMFLQPLFQNYATNSLLQLNHGPPSSK
- the CHRNB2 gene encoding neuronal acetylcholine receptor subunit beta-2 isoform X2, with translation MSRRHGRMQPPSAPLASLLSLCLLGLLRRSLGTDTEERLVEHLLDPSRYNKLIRPATNGSELVTVQLMVSLAQLISVEWEDYRLTWKPGDFDNMRKVRLPSKHIWLPDVVLYNNADGMYEVSFYSNAVVSYDGSIFWLPPAIYKSACKIEVKHFPFDQQNCTMKFRSWTYDRTEIDLVLKSDVASLDDFTPSGEWDIIALPGRRNENPDDSTYVDITYDFIIRRKPLFYTINLIIPCILITSLAILVFYLPSDCGEKMTLCISVLLALTVFLLLISKIVPPTSLDVPLVGKYLMFTMVLVTFSIVTSVCVLNVHHRSPTTHTMPPWVKVVFLDKLPTILFMKQPRQNCARQRLRRQNQERASSSCCLRESARSCTCFANQATIKKLGVGAGRQVTEAADSANGYRERQGQAPAPSQRCCCGVEEAVDGVRFIADHMRSEDEDQSVSEDWKYVAMVIDRLFLWIFVFVCVFGTIGMFLQPLFQNYATNSLLQLNHGPPSSK
- the CHRNB2 gene encoding neuronal acetylcholine receptor subunit beta-2 isoform X3, with the translated sequence MVSLAQLISVHEREQIMTTNVWLTQEWEDYRLTWKPGDFDNMRKVRLPSKHIWLPDVVLYNNADGMYEVSFYSNAVVSYDGSIFWLPPAIYKSACKIEVKHFPFDQQNCTMKFRSWTYDRTEIDLVLKSDVASLDDFTPSGEWDIIALPGRRNENPDDSTYVDITYDFIIRRKPLFYTINLIIPCILITSLAILVFYLPSDCGEKMTLCISVLLALTVFLLLISKIVPPTSLDVPLVGKYLMFTMVLVTFSIVTSVCVLNVHHRSPTTHTMPPWVKVVFLDKLPTILFMKQPRQNCARQRLRRQNQERASSSCCLRESARSCTCFANQATIKKLGVGAGRQVTEAADSANGYRERQGQAPAPSQRCCCGVEEAVDGVRFIADHMRSEDEDQSVSEDWKYVAMVIDRLFLWIFVFVCVFGTIGMFLQPLFQNYATNSLLQLNHGPPSSK